A section of the Hevea brasiliensis isolate MT/VB/25A 57/8 chromosome 17, ASM3005281v1, whole genome shotgun sequence genome encodes:
- the LOC131175403 gene encoding auxin efflux carrier component 2-like: protein MITGKNIYDVLAALVPLYVAMILAYGSVRWWKIFTPDQCSGINRFVAVFAVPLLSFHFISSNNPYAMNYSFIAADSLQKVVILVALFLWQAFSKRGSLEWMITLFSLSTLPNTLVMGIPLLKAMYGDFSGSLMVQIVVLQSVIWYTLMLFMFEYRGAKLFISDQFPGTAGSITSFRVDSDVVSLNGREPLQTETEIGEDGKLHVVVRRSSTSSMMSSFNKSHGLNSLTSMNPRASNLTGVEIYSVQSSREPTPRASSFNQTQFHTMFASKAASPKHGYTNSFLGAISDDYSLQSSKGATPRTSNFDEDMLKIGKRRGGRTMSGELFNVYRPSDSIFSGSTSGGPRKKESGAIPNKELHMFVWSSSVSPVFEGNLKHAVNKAASTDFEGIDSSKVSLQHVTGASRALHDLNENMSTAGKMNGEKELDIEDGQKFTATGSPFNCQKKMDMEGDGSRKHQMPPASVMTRLILIMVWRKLIRNPNTYSSLLGLVWSLISFRWGIQMPSIVKGSISILSDTGLGMAMFSLGLFMALQPKMIACGKYVATFAMAVRFLTGPAVIAATSSAIGLRGPLLHVAIVQAALPQGIVPFVFAKEYNVHPGILGTAVIFGMLIALPITILYYVLLGL from the exons ATGATTACAGGTAAGAACATTTACGATGTTCTCGCTGCGCTTGTTCCTCTATATGTTGCTATGATACTAGCCTATGGCTCAGTCCGATGGTGGAAAATCTTCACCCCTGATCAATGCTCTGGTATTAACCGTTTTGTGGCAGTTTTTGCGGTTCCTTTACTCTCCTTCCATTTCATCTCTTCCAACAACCCTTATGCCATGAACTATAGCTTCATCGCTGCCGATTCTCTCCAAAAAGTAGTCATTCTTGTGGCTCTCTTTCTCTGGCAAGCTTTCAGCAAACGTGGCAGCCTTGAGTGGATGAtcaccctcttctctctctctacccTTCCCAACACTCTGGTCATGGGAATCCCTCTTTTGAAAGCCATGTATGGGGATTTCTCGGGAAGTCTTATGGTTCAAATTGTGGTTTTGCAAAGTGTAATTTGGTATACTCTTATGCTCTTCATGTTCGAATATAGAGGAGCCAAGTTATTCATTTCCGACCAATTCCCTGGGACAGCAGGTTCCATTACCTCCTTCAGAGTTGATTCTGATGTCGTTTCGCTAAATGGTCGAGAACCATTACAAACAGAAACTGAGATCGGCGAAGACGGTAAGCTCCATGTGGTTGTTAGAAGATCTAGCACCTCGTCTATGATGTCTTCCTTTAACAAGTCACACGGACTAAACTCATTAACATCCATGAACCCGAGAGCTTCGAATCTTACGGGAGTAGAGATCTATTCAGTGCAATCTTCCAGAGAGCCAACACCAAGGGCTTCAAGTTTTAACCAGACACAATTTCATACCATGTTTGCTAGCAAGGCCGCAAGTCCTAAGCATGGGTACACAAATAGTTTCCTGGGAGCTATTAGTGATGATTACTCTTTGCAATCTTCGAAGGGAGCTACGCCTAGAACATCAAATTTTGATGAGGACATGTTGAAGATCGGGAAGAGAAGAGGTGGGAGAACTATGAGTGGTGAGTTGTTTAATGTTTACCGGCCTTCCGATTCCATTTTTTCAGGCTCTACTAGTGGTGGTCCTAGAAAGAAAGAAAGTGGTGCAATACCTAACAAGGAGCTCCACATGTTCGTCTGGAGCTCAAGTGTCTCACCGGTTTTTGAAGGTAATCTGAAACACGCAGTTAATAAAGCTGCATCCACTGACTTTGAGGGCATCGACTCTTCTAAAGTCAGTCTTCAACATGTAACTGGCGCTTCAAGAG CCCTGCACGACTTGAATGAAAATATGAGTACCGCTGGGAAAATGAATGGAGAAAAGGAGCTTGACATAGAGGATGGACAAAAGTTTACAGCAACCGGGTCCCCCTTCAATTGCCAAAAGAAGATGGATATGGAAGGAGATGGATCAAGAAAGCACCAGATGCCCCCTGCAAGTGTTATGACTAGGCTCATACTAATCATGGTCTGGAGGAAGCTGATAAGAAACCCTAACACATATTCAAGCCTTTTAGGATTAGTATGGTCTCTCATATCTTTCAG ATGGGGCATCCAAATGCCGTCAATTGTAAAAGGGTCCATATCAATATTATCAGATACAGGTCTAGGAATGGCCATGTTTAGTCTAG GTTTATTCATGGCTTTGCAGCCAAAAATGATCGCATGCGGAAAATATGTAGCGACTTTTGCTATGGCGGTGAGGTTTCTGACCGGTCCAGCTGTAATTGCAGCTACCTCTAGTGCTATTGGTCTTCGCGGCCCTCTTCTACATGTGGCGATTGTTCAG GCGGCTCTTCCCCAAGGGATCGTCCCGTTTGTATTTGCCAAGGAATACAATGTCCACCCTGGCATACTTGGCACTGC GGTTATCTTCGGAATGTTGATTGCCTTGCCTATTACAATACTCTATTATGTGCTTCTCGGCCTTTGA